The Molothrus aeneus isolate 106 chromosome 11, BPBGC_Maene_1.0, whole genome shotgun sequence genome segment GCAAGGTTTGCCTGGATTTGTACTCAAGCAAACACAAACCACTGCTCACAGACTCATGgcatggtttgggtgggaagggacattaaagccaCCTCATAGGGACATCttgcactgtcccaggctgctccaagccccccTGACACAAGAGGAGctccaaggtcccttccaacccaaacctttccaggagtttccctgcctgggctgaTTCCTGGGTGCCTCAGGTTGCTGTTACCACTTTGCACCTCATCCAGACACACTGCACAGTGACTCCCAGCCCAGGTAGAGCAGCTGGAATAAACCCACCCAATCCAGGCATGGATTGAGCCATCAGGATTGCACAGCTGCCTGGCTCATCCCATCTTCATCTCCATTAACATctcctcccctgcagctccctgctgctctaATTACAGACTCCCAAATCAGCAGCAGGTATTTATCTGGAATAAAGCACAAATTGCACTGAAAAGCACCCCAGCTCCATCACTCCTGCTTCAGCAGAGGAGATGCAGGCACACACAGTTCTACTGCAGGCACCTCCTGAGTTCAAAGCCACAGAAACCAGCTGAAAATAACAGATCTGCCCAGGCCCAGGGGATCCCAGGAGCCTGGACAAAGCCAGAACTGCACATGAACTTCACACAGCAGgatcatttattttaaaaattaagtaacaGTTACAAATACTTTCTCAAACAGAACTAAAGTACATTTTATCAGCAACCACCTGGAATATCATGGGAGGTTCAAGCCTCTCCCACCATCTCCACGAGGCACAGCTGTGCACTGTTATCCACAAGCATTTTCATCTAAAAAATTTGGCTGTTTTCACTCACAGAGATGGCAGCTCAGTGTTGCCTCTTCCACAAGAGAGTCCAAGCATCCCAAAGtagttttttattaaaaaataacccTCAAAAATGTATAATCCTATCAAACAGAAGCCCTAGAAAAAGCTGGTTTATAGTCTAAGCCTAAGGGTAGCTCAAACCAAGGTCAgtctcagcagctctgaggacaATATCAACACAACATGAAGAGTTAAGGCCccaagctttaaaaaaatgtagagatctcaaaggggaaaaaaaaatcagtgggatTTTTAGCCTGGCAATGCCCCTGAGCTGTGAAAAGCTGCTTTAGGAGTCGGGTTGCATCTGCTGCATCTGGGTTAGAGGAATCCTAACCAAGGATCCTGAAAGATTAGAGGGAGACTTACATAATAAAACCCATTTCCATGCAGAACTTCTCCCAGGAATGCTGTCTGCCCGGGTTCCCAGCCTGCCCATTCTAacacaaagcttttcctttaaaaacacgGGGCTGTATAAACACAAATccagcaggaaagggaagagcCAGGACCCTCAACTTCCCTggtgcccagctcctgtggtgCTCTTTGGTCCTGAGCCTCCAGGAGGGCTCCCACTATCTCCAAATGTGACTCCAGAGCAGGAATGGTGATGGGAATGAAGAGACCAGACCAAATTGCACCAGTGAAGGTGGTTTTGTGATGCTGCTATAGTCAAGTGAAGAGTTGCCAGCACCCTTTGACCCCTGGAGCTTGGAATaaaagcaggagggagggaagaggggtTTGCTGAcagccaaaataaaaaagaggaaggatTTTGTGACACCCAGGTCTTGTTTAACTACCACAGAGATACAGAGGCTCCCAGAGAAACAAGAGATGCTTTTCCCCTGTCCTGGATGTACAAACACAGCGAGCTAAAAACCAGACCCAAACCACATCAGGCTTCCCAAGAGGAAGGTCACACCCGGGGCTGATGAAGGAAAAGCTCCCCAGCAATCAGATCTGGAGCTGCAACCCAAAACCTGCTCCATGGATTTGGGAAAGGAAACAGTCTTTAGGTTCttagaggaagagaaggaggagcaTCCAACTGCTGTAGGAAGAGCTGAGGAGCTTCATGGCCAAAGCAGTGGCATGGCAGGCATGCAGTCAGGTAGGAGCCAAAGCAAAGCCTCCAGGACAGCCCTTTTCCATGGGATAAGGAGGAGTCTTGATGGTCTGGGAGAGCTCTTCCCTTCCCAGGACAGTGCTCTCTGGAATGAGCCTGTTCTCCGTGCAAACACAaccctctgggcagagctgaggtggGATGAGCTCtcctgggtgctggcagcatGGAGCAGATCCCAtcttccctcctgcagcccagcacggGGCTCACCAGTAATCCTCACGGCCAGGCAgatggcatttttaaaattaatctgttTTTTGGCTTGGGTAGGCATATTTTTAAATCTCTCCAATCCCATCTCCTCGTTTTAGTCCCATTGGCATCACCAGGCAGTCCAGCCTCTTCTAGTATGGAAAATACCAAGGCAGCAGCCTTGCCCGACCCCTGGACAGGAACAAAACCAACACCCTGAAGCACAAGGGCAgcactccctgctccttccctcaccCTTCCAAGGCCTGGGATCCCCCCTTGGCTACACCCCCTAAACTAGGGGAACCTCAcagccaggcccagctctgGGACTGGTCAGGCTGGCAGTGCAATGCCCACCCACCactccccaaatcctgcagggacagggtgacaaCTCCAACATTCCAGATATTCCTTCCCTCCAGAGCCCTCCTCCATCCTCCCAGCCACACCGGGGTGGGAGGGGCACAGCAAagcccctcctgctgcacacCTGAGGAGCCCCCACGTCCAAACTCACCTGTAGGTCCTTCCCCTCACCCGGGGCTGCTGCCCATAGGGGCCCCCCCAGCGGCCCAGCCCGCCCCGGGCGTGGAAGCAGCCCCGGTAGCCGCCGCGGTCCGTGCTGCTGATGCCGGGCATGTTGGTCCTCTtgggcagcacctgcagggtggggaggggctgctggagctgggctttggcccagccccaggcaggcagggctgggaaaggtgGGAAGAACCCCCCAGGGCCCTCCCAGCTCTCACCTTGATGACACGGCCCCTGAAGATGCTCTCGTCCAGCTCCACCGCAGCCTTCACGGAGCTCTGCTCCTCGAACTCGATGTAGGCATAGCTGTGGGCAACGGTgtgagcagagccccagggacaccctgcaGACCCCAGCCCCCCCTGCACACTGCACTGACCCTTTGGGGTGGCCCGAGAACTTGTCACAGAGGATGGTGACGCGGTTGATCTGCCCACAGCTGTTGAAGTGAGACTCCAGCTCTTCTGCTGTGCCCCCGTAATCCACCTGCAatgacagccccagccctcaaCTCTCTGGCCTCTGATGCCTTGGGGTTTAGGTTTCctatttttcaggttctctGCTGCCCGGTGTGTAACTCTGAAATTTCCAATGAGGTGTTAGTAGGGTCTCCTCACAGGGTGGTTGGACAAAacaatccctgcccagctggagaATCAAGGACAACCTTTCCCATAATGCACAAACAGCTGTGAAGGGAAGGGAGCAAGGCAGGGGGTTGAGACTTGGacctggagctgtaattgggCAACTGAACCCAATGTGTAGATaaaccaaaacttataaaagtgtaaAAACTTGTGAGTGGGATCCACCTTGGATTCAACCTGGGTAAcctgggtgtagccctggccaggctcttgtgctgcccaaggtgtgtcCTGTAAAGGCCTTTCAGTAAATACCTCTATTGTCCATTTAGCTCTGTCTGGTCTCTGTTCCAGACCAGCCTCTCAAGGCAGTAGATCCAGCAGGGGAGGCAAAGGGCCCAGCTGGCCCCACTCAccccccccagcacagctcagcccctgctgaggGTCAGGGGACCCTCCCAGCTCTGAGTGCTCCCACCTGGAACACAAATCCAGACAACCTGCCCTGTATTGAAGGACCAGGCAACACCACACAACCCACAGCTTCCAGGGGGCTTTTTGGGGAGCCGACACCTGCAACAGATGAGCTGCAAGTGACAGATAATGAGCCAcgtccccaggctgggctgggcagaggagaaacACCTAGGATGGGAACAGCCAGGCTTTGGGGAGGGGCAGATCCACACCAGGGATTCGGGACACACAcccagctgggcactgagcagggGCTCCCACTTACATTGCCCACGTAGATGGAACGCTGGTCAGCCTCCATCTTCTCCTTGGTTGTCAGTGGGAAGAGAGCTGTGGAGAGGAGGGATTCGTCATGGACAGAGGGACATCTGtctgttcccagcacagccagccctgagctcctcagATCCCTGGTCACAGCCAGGTGTATCCAAACCCTCACattgctgcctcctcctccaccccctTGCCCCTTTTCTTTTCACTGTGACTCCTCTACTGGGGCTGTTGGTACTAAACTCAATTACTTGATTGaattaaatgcaattaaagTAATTTACTACATCTGGGCTCACACAGGTAGGAGGTTAGAGCTGATAGAATGTGCATTAGCAGGCCTGAACTCCCCTCACCCACCTTATGTGTCCAGTCCCAGGTGCCCAGAGAGGCACAGCCAAATACTCTGGCTCCAATTGTCACCCTGTGCCCCAGAGGTGTTCCTGGGGAGGGACAAAAGCACCCTGTGACAACCCATACCTGCTTCTGAGCTCATGAACAGGTGATTCTCagcttccagctgcagctccttcagcctctcATCCTCCTTCTCGATTTCCCGCAGTTTGGCTTTGATGGCCTCCAGCTCCTGAATCCCAAACCAAGAATTTCAGAGGCAGCACTcggagcagggacaccccaggtgTAAAAAGGTGCCCatttcctttggaaagctgGTTCCCCATCCAGGCAGGCACTCACCGGGTCCTGAACATCCTGCTCCTCGGTGCTGTTCCCCTCCTGGGGGCTCGGCTCTGAGCCCTCATCTGCCGCCTTGCACACGGCTGCCACCTCCGCCACATCCCAGGGCGCCGCCTCCGCTTGCAGGGACGGTGGGTCCTGCCACCAGATCTCCGAAGTGTCCAGGAAGAGACGACTGGGCAGGAGAGGGGGCAAAAGGGCATTGAACCAACAGCCATTTAACGTCTCAGCCAAAGCACGGCCTCCGCCAGGCAGAGGCGTGCAGGGCGTTTCcagcaggaggatggagaggtgaCATTAATGCAGCTGCTTCTTTGTGCAGCAAAGCCCCAGGACTGCAAAGCGCAGCCAAAAGGTCCCCGGTGCACACTGAGCCGATTCCCAGCTCACGAGGGCTGCACAGGGAACGGGGAAGCAGCTGCCCCAAAGCGGAAAAGCCGCCAGCGGCACCCGGCCGGCGGGTAGGGAAGGGAACGGGCAGGCAGCACACGGCCACCGGCAGCGCTGCAGAGAGCGAGCAGCCAAGGAGGAGCCGCACCCTCCCAACCCCCGAGGGGCGCACGGAGGGACACGCCCTCCCAGCCAGGGGAGCGGAGAGCCGCCCGGGCTGCAGCCCGCGGAGCGGTGCCCGGGCATTGCCCGGCAGTGCCCAGCCGTGCCCCGGAGCGGTGCCCGGATCTGTGCCCGGCCGTGCCCATCCGGAGGCCCCGCGGCCCCGAGCCCCGCACGCACCGAGCCCGGCCCCCGAACATTGCTGCGCGCGGCCCGCGCGAGCGGCGACCACGTGCGGCTCTCCCGCCACCACGAGCGGGGCTCGCGCCCGCGCGCCACTTTTCACACATCAGTGGCCAATCAGGGCGGGGCGCGCGCCCAGGCCACGCCCCCATCCCTCCGCCGCCGGCGGCGAGGGACGGTCCCGGGTCCGCGGGTTCGAGACCCGGCAGCGCCGTTCAGCTGGGGCGGATCGGGATGGGCAgggcccctctgccccctcccagcGCCGTTCAGCTGGGGCGGATCGGGGTGGGCAGGGcctctctgtccctcccagctcaaCGAGCCCGCTGGTGCGGCCAGCTGGCcgcgcaggggaagctggggggcACTCCAAGggtggagctgcagccacaggtgGGACACATCCCTCTGAGTGCCCCGAGGACACACCTGAGTTACCCCGCCATGGACACCCCTCCTTTGCAGTGAGCGGCCCCAGGGCTGAAATGAACCCCCCGAGGCAGGAGTGGGGGCACAGAGTGCAAAGCAATGCCAGGAGTGGGGGATGAGGGCACCCAGCACAAGCCCAAGCTACGGAGCCTCTGGTTGAtattaaattgtctttattACACAGATACAGAGTTAAGAACAGACATAACCTGAATCATAAAGTTTACATCTTTCACAGGTCAAACATACAGTACACTTAGAGAAAGCGGGGAACAGCAGGGGGGGACAGCATGCCGAAGGAAAGTCCTACCACGTCATCTCTCATCGTGGGCTGGCCCCACGCCTGGCCCGGGCGGGGGGCTCTGCTTTGCAGCCCCCCCGTGCCCCGGTGTCCCCATGCCGGGGCTGCCAGGACAGGGCTCAGCCCCGCACGGGCTCGGGGAAGCGGCCGGCAGGGACGGGGGACACCGGCACCACCTCCCTGCCGGGGCCGTGGCATTCGGTGACATCGGAGGAGCCCCCGGGGCTGCCACCGCACGGGGGACACCCCATCACAGTGCCTGTCCCTTgtggcaccttgtccccagcctcaGAGCCGCTGGGATGCAGAGGGGGACCCCAGCAGCCcccggaggaggaggaggaggaggaggaagaggaggagatgctgcagggggAGTTCGGGGGGCTCTGGCAGTGATGGAGCAAAAGCCAGGCAGGTGTGGgacccctgctccagcctcgcCGGGACGCGGCACTTtggtttcagctgggattttgggttGGGAACGAGAGGACGGGGCTGGAGAGGGGACCCCGAGAGAGCCACGTCCctcctgccacctcccagcTTGGTGCCCCAGCAgcgccctgggctctgccttccGCGGGCACGGGCACCTGGACacgctgtccccgtgtccccaacGCCGTCCCCTGCCCCAGCCGCGACCGGAGCAGGACACCCgggagctgtgagcagccacGGGGACCTGCTGTGGCACCGcgtgtccccaggctgccccacagcccccgccccggccaggctgtgccagcgcCACGCTGCCACCTCCGAGGTGCCACCAAAGGAGGGGCACACAGCACGTGGCACACGTCCCTTGGTCCCCACCGCCACCATTTCGGAGCAAACCCCCAGGGAAGCCCCCACAGCATCACCGCAGCCCCGCGGCCGCTCCATCCTCCCCGcagcactattttttttttttttaatttttttttttttttttttttgggaaatctGACATTTAAAGCTGTCGTTCTGGTTTGGCCGCCCGTCACCGCCgtgccctccctcccctccctcggCTTTTGGTTTCAATGCAAGGTTCTGTAGGGTAGTTTTattcttaattaaaatgaaaaaaaaaaaatcataataattccaaaaaaaaaaaaaaaaaaaaaaaaaaagcaaaccagcaGAGAGTGGAGTGGAAAGGAGAGCAGACCCTGGGGAAGGGATCTCGCCCCCGGTTTCCCGGCGAGGTGGAGGTAGAGAGGCAGAGCCCcggcaggagcggggccgggggcgggcggggacaggcggggacacggcggggacacggcggggacgGGCCGGACACCCGGGCGAGCAGGGGCATCTGCAATACTCTTATATATTACCTCTTCTCAGGAAACGTAAGAAAAATAGACAATATTACATATGTCACACCATAAATAAAGTGAACAGTCACGGGAGGGACACCCGGTgaagctcccagggctggggaggggcatAGAAACCACCCAGGGGGTGCACCGAGGTCTTGGGGGGCACAGAAACGTCCCCAAGCTTGGGCCAAGACCTTGGGGTGCACAGGAAACCCCTGGGGGGATGCACCAAGACCTTGGGGTGCACAGAACCTTCCCAGGAGGATGCACCAAGATCTTGGGGTGCAGAGAAACCTCCTGGGGGGTGCACCGAGACCTCAGAACAACAACCCTGGGAGGATTCAGAGAGATCTCGGGGTGCACAGAAACCCCCCAGGGTCTCAGGGTGCACAGAACTCATCCAACGTGATGCACCAAGATTTTGGGGTGCACAGAacccccagcagggctgggtgacagAGGCACAGGGCCAGTGACATCACCCTTGGCGTGTCCCAAGCTCTGCtgtggcccagcccagccctgtgaccGGCAGCACaaccccgagcccggccccgagcccttccctcctcttcctcccctaCGGAAAACACACAGGATGGGTTttgcaaatgcagaaaaactACAGCTCCTCTCGATGCCAGGCCTGCTCCGGCCAGCGCCACGGCTCCACgcttcctcctcatcctttATTTGGCAAATGTCTCTCATTATTATCACTagcattattattatcattattatggTTCATTTTTGGACCTCTGCAGACACTATTTACATTCACATTAGcgcacagcactgctgcctccGCTCGGAGCCCGGGCTTCCCCTATTGCACTTCCTCCTCCGTGCCGCTCCAGCGAGGCGAGAATCCCAATGATCCACATTGTCCTTGGCCAGGAAGGCGGCAGcgttccttttcctttccttttcctttccttttcctcttaaaaatcCTTGTGAAACAAATCCAGCGCGGGAtgtgggagcagcctggcagtgaAGGGATGGGGAGTCCCCCAACGGCTTCGGGGAGGGAGAAACCCAAAATCCatcttttaaattcctttttttttaattttttttttattattctctttttttgttttaaatctcctttttgttctccttttgCAGGGCGGTGGCGGGCAGAGGTAGAGATGTGCCAGCTCCGGCTGCGGTTCTCAGCCCCATCTCCCCCTCCCACGCCTTGGGGGTTGGGGTTTTAGtaaaaaaacaccttttttttttttttttttttgctttattttaatagaaattcTTTAAAGCCCCGGGGGCATGTCCATCCATCCttgtggggaggggaaggaagcgACAACAGAACGAAACGAACTTTGGCAGTGGAGAGACGTTTGGATCTTCCTTGGTTTTGGATTTCCTTTGGAGCAGAGGTGAGTCTGGTCTGTTCTTGGCTAGCTAGCAAGGTAGTTACAGGTGAGCGTCCGTCACGCGTCGTCTggtttttggatttttccttttttttttttttcttttttttttcttttttacaattTCTTACTTAAAGCCAAAGAGTCCGacgttttcttttttattttctttattttttttttacaaaaaaaaaaaaaaaggtaaaaagaaaaaaaaaataggaagagagagatgaagaaaagaagATTCTTTCCTCCTCCAAGTGAGCCCCTCGGCAGCGCTGATGGGGGATTGGATCGGGCTGGTCTctccccacagcactgcttGGTGATGCTGGAGCCAAATCCCTCAtccaaagagcaaaaaaaagaaaaacaaaaacagccaaaaaacccaaaaaatcccaaaccacaATCCCCCAACCGATAGAAAACCAacggaaaaaaagccaaaacaaagaCTGAAGAAAGAACAGAGACCGGTATTTGCCTTAACTCCACTTAAAGCCCAGTTTGAGGATCCGTGAGGATAAGTTGTGAGAGCTAGAGAGGTCGTTTCGGAGGTCACACGAGTCAGGTAGCTGAGGAAATTGCACGGGGTGCAGTCAGTCCGTGGCTCTGGCAGCCCGAGGGTGCTCAGCGGGACGCGCTGTCCAGCGGCGCCGGCGTGGCCGGAGTGCCGGCGCGGGACGCGGCCACCGAGCCCGCCtcgctggggctgctggccacGGTGGGCACCCCGTCGGgctggcccggcccgggggcggcggggcccggcagcCCCTGCAGAGTCTGCCCGCAGACGTGGTGGTGCTTCTCCCAATCCTTGTGCTGGCAGAAGGAGCCGCAGTAGCGCGCGGTGTTGCAGCCGCTGCACGTCTCGCTCGCCTTGCGCCCGcagttccagcagctctgcGGGAACAGCAACGTGGCCTCAGCTCTGGAGCGTgcaccccaggctgggctgtgcacccTCACCTGGGACTGGGCACTCCATCATCCCAGAGTGTGCACATCCACCCCAGACTGTGCACAGCCATCCCAGAGTGTGCACAGCCACCCCAGACTGTGCACAGCCATCCCAGAGTGTGGACCTCTGTCCTGAACCATGTACATCACCATCCTGGAGAGTACACATCCATCCCAGAGTGTGCACATCTATCCCAGTCTCTGCACATCCACCCCAGAGTGTGTATTTCCAGATTAGACCAGGCACATCCATTCTCCCCTATCCTGAACCAGGTCCCCCTAATCCCAGACCATACAACCCTACCCTGGACCATGCACAACATC includes the following:
- the PABPN1L gene encoding embryonic polyadenylate-binding protein 2: MFGGRARRLFLDTSEIWWQDPPSLQAEAAPWDVAEVAAVCKAADEGSEPSPQEGNSTEEQDVQDPELEAIKAKLREIEKEDERLKELQLEAENHLFMSSEAALFPLTTKEKMEADQRSIYVGNVDYGGTAEELESHFNSCGQINRVTILCDKFSGHPKGYAYIEFEEQSSVKAAVELDESIFRGRVIKVLPKRTNMPGISSTDRGGYRGCFHARGGLGRWGGPYGQQPRVRGRTYRGRARLLPWYFPY